The DNA sequence CATGATACACGCCTTGCAGGGCGGCAGCTGCCTGCGAAAGGCATCGCTTTCGCTCCCGGAAACGTGATGTGCGCCCACCCGGCCCAACGGCTTCACCGTCACCTCGCCGGTCGCGGTCCTGAAAACCACTTTAATGCCATGCGTTGCCCTGACATGAGAACCCACTATAGGGATATCATACTCGTGCAGTTTTTCCTGCGCGATGCGCACATTATCAACGCCGATATTGAATATGTTGTCCAGATCGGTTATGACCGAGCCGCCGCCAAAGATCTGCGCCTGTAAATTGCGCACATCTGAGCCGGCCTCGATGATCCGCTTCACAAGCGTTTCGATGGAAGTTGCTCCATATACGGTCGATTTCGGAGTGTTCGGCTGTTCATAGGGCAACAGGTAATGATTGAGCCCGCCGATACGCAATTTTTCATCCCACAGGCAGACAGCGACACATGAGCCCAGGATGGTTTCCAGGATCGCGGCCTCCTTTGAAACGGCAAGCTCGCCGATATTGAGAATAATCCGTTTCATGTCAATGCCTGCGGTATACGGTTATACCCACCGGGCTGAACTGATTGCTGGCAAACATGGTCTCGGAGTGGCCGAGAAACAGATGCCCGTCATGAGCCAGGTAGTGATGAAATTTATTCAACAATTGGCTCTTCATTGCCTCGTCGAAATAGATCATTACATTGCGGCAAAAGATTATATCGAACTTTCCGGAAAACGGATAAGTAGCGTCCTTGAAGTTGAGGCGCCGGAAACGGATGATCCGCTTCAGCATTTCCTTGACCGTCACCATGCCGCTGAAATCCTTGCTACCTTTGAGGAAATAGCGCTGCAAAAGCTCTTTCGGCACTCCTGCAGGGATCTGATCAATGTTATATAACCCTCGCTGCGCCGCTGCCAGAACATCGGTCGAAATGTCAGTGGCCAGGATCCTGACATCCCAGCCGCAAAAAGGGTCATAGGGATCAGCGTCGGGAAAACACTCCAGAAATGACTCCCATACACTGATGGCGATGGAATAAGGCTCCTCTCCAGTGGAGCACCCCGCGCTCCAGATCCGGATCTTCCTGGTCGAACGCCTGCTCTCCAGAAGGGAGGGGATCAACTCATCACGTAGCAACTCGAAGTGGTGGTTCTCTCGAAAAAACTTGGTGGTATTGGTCGTGATGCAGTTGAGCATCATGACGCACTCGTCCTGGTCCAGCTTGACCCGTTTGTAATAGTCGTGGTAACTGGTCAATCCGAGCGCTCTTAACCGCTTCTGGAAACGGGAGGTCACCAGTGTCTTTTTCTGGTCGTTGAGCCGGATCCCGGCAAAGTCATAGATGAACTCGACAAAGAGCTGAAAGAGCTCGTCACTGATCTGCAGATTGTCCG is a window from the Geoanaerobacter pelophilus genome containing:
- a CDS encoding chemotaxis protein CheD, producing the protein MKRIILNIGELAVSKEAAILETILGSCVAVCLWDEKLRIGGLNHYLLPYEQPNTPKSTVYGATSIETLVKRIIEAGSDVRNLQAQIFGGGSVITDLDNIFNIGVDNVRIAQEKLHEYDIPIVGSHVRATHGIKVVFRTATGEVTVKPLGRVGAHHVSGSESDAFRRQLPPCKACIMCGSCAELTERRRRGKKG
- a CDS encoding CheR family methyltransferase; the encoded protein is MPETYVPDNLQISDELFQLFVEFIYDFAGIRLNDQKKTLVTSRFQKRLRALGLTSYHDYYKRVKLDQDECVMMLNCITTNTTKFFRENHHFELLRDELIPSLLESRRSTRKIRIWSAGCSTGEEPYSIAISVWESFLECFPDADPYDPFCGWDVRILATDISTDVLAAAQRGLYNIDQIPAGVPKELLQRYFLKGSKDFSGMVTVKEMLKRIIRFRRLNFKDATYPFSGKFDIIFCRNVMIYFDEAMKSQLLNKFHHYLAHDGHLFLGHSETMFASNQFSPVGITVYRRH